The nucleotide sequence ACGCTTCCGCATCGACCATCCGAGCCTGCACGTCACGCAGCTTCCACTGGCTTTGACTCCACTGCTCGATCGCAGCCTGACAGTCATCGATCGGCGTGATCGCGTTGTCGACGGCATCCGGCAATCGGGCTGCGTCAACCATCGAGGCCAGCCAAGGGATGCTCGCCAGGCGGTCGAAATCACGAGGGATCAACGTCGTGAGCCGTTCGGTCAACGTGGCTTCGCTTCGGCCGCATGCATGATGGGCCACCGAAGTGATCGCGTGCAGGGTTCTGAGCGAACCGCCGTCCTTACCGCTCGACTTGCTGCGAAAGATCTGTTTCGAATCGTCTACCCGAATTTTTCGCGTGCCCGCTGCCGCCGAGCCAACCATCACCGGGGCCGCGACTGCTGAAAACGGGTCAGGCCCCTTGGGGACGTCAACGGATTGCTCCATCGGCGCGTCCGCGTTTCGCCACAGCGACGCCGCGACCACCAACGGCCCCAGTTTTGGACCATACCCGGCCTCGTCAATCGCGATTAACCACATGATTCAGCTCGCGCGAGGTTACTTCAGCAATTCAAGAACGGCAGCGTGCAGTTTGCCGTTGGTGCCCACGCCGTCACCACCCCGAACCGTCGCGGTGCCTTTCCAGTCAGTGAAACGCCCGCCCGCTTCAGTCAGAATCGGCACCATCGCCGCGACGTCCCAAGCGTTGCATTTCGGGTCCACCATGACTTCGGCCTTGCCGGTCGCCACCATCAGATAGCCGTAGCCATCGCCCCAAGTCCTGGCCAGAAAACACGCCGATTGCAAGCGAAGATACGCGTCGGCATCGTCTCGTTCAGCAAACGTTTTCACTTCGCTGGTCACGAACACGGCGTCGGACAGTTCACTACGGTCCGAAACGCGAGCCGGTGTCCACTCGCCACGGTCGCTCGCACAATTCTGACGATCTGGCGAACTGAGCCCATCGTTATAAAAACACCCTTGGCCCA is from Neorhodopirellula lusitana and encodes:
- the hisN gene encoding histidinol-phosphatase; the protein is MNAISKQQLCENWQPQHDGRLVAMIEVAIAAGNHTLTHFRRDGLVVDRKGDDSPVTIADREAEQLTRKLLGEQFPDDTIAGEEFAEQAGDSGYRWTVDPIDGTKSFICGVPLYSTLLALELDGEPLGGVILIPALGEIAVAAMGQGCFYNDGLSSPDRQNCASDRGEWTPARVSDRSELSDAVFVTSEVKTFAERDDADAYLRLQSACFLARTWGDGYGYLMVATGKAEVMVDPKCNAWDVAAMVPILTEAGGRFTDWKGTATVRGGDGVGTNGKLHAAVLELLK